Proteins from a single region of Sphingopyxis sp. BSN-002:
- a CDS encoding DUF2171 domain-containing protein, translated as MAEHDHSAIKEHMNVIGADGVHIGTVDHLDGERIKLTKADSGDGKHHYLPAGLVAAVEGDTVRLSANAANAVDLFEEAE; from the coding sequence ATGGCCGAGCACGACCACAGCGCGATCAAGGAACATATGAACGTCATCGGCGCCGACGGCGTCCATATCGGTACCGTCGATCATCTCGACGGCGAGCGCATCAAGCTGACCAAGGCCGATAGCGGCGACGGCAAGCATCATTATCTCCCCGCCGGGCTGGTCGCCGCGGTCGAGGGCGACACGGTGCGCCTGTCGGCGAACGCCGCGAACGCGGTCGACCTGTTCGAGGAAGCCGAATAA